A portion of the Cololabis saira isolate AMF1-May2022 chromosome 17, fColSai1.1, whole genome shotgun sequence genome contains these proteins:
- the olig3 gene encoding oligodendrocyte transcription factor 3: MNSDSSPSSRASSPDMDSMFLRDHHHHLHHHLHHGGSSVSSSTQGGEQRGKGGDLLRSPEDKCVSVGSSSSSSSSSSSSSSNKYKLKKQVTEEEMFQLRLKINGRERKRMHDLNLAMDGLREVMPYAHGPSVRKLSKIATLLLARNYILMLSSSLDEMKRLLGEIYGGQHSAFHCGAGAHPGGPAAAAAAAVAAHQVHPLIGSALTSSSPSSSLSSALPGLTSLTSIRAPHGLMKSSGAPAPPGLQPPGLQPLGSGFQHWAGLPCPCTICQVPPPPHIPITSSGLTRLTGEGKDGMK, encoded by the coding sequence ATGAATTCAGACTCCAGCCCGAGTAGCAGAGCGTCTTCCCCGGACATGGACAGCATGTTTCTCCGAGACCACCACCATCATCTCCATCACCACCTGCACCACGGAGGCTCCTCCGTGTCCTCGTCCACGCAGGGCGGCGAGCAGCGGGGGAAGGGAGGGGATCTGCTGCGCTCCCCGGAGGACAAGTGCGTCTCTGTgggcagcagcagtagtagtagtagtagtagtagcagcagcagcagcaacaagtACAAGCTCAAGAAGCAGGTGACCGAGGAGGAGATGTTCCAGCTGCGCCTCAAGATCAACGGCCGGGAGAGGAAGCGCATGCACGACCTGAACCTGGCCATGGACGGCCTGCGGGAGGTGATGCCCTACGCGCACGGGCCGTCGGTGAGGAAGCTCTCCAAGATCGCCACGCTGCTGCTGGCCAGGAACTACATCCTGATGCTCAGCAGCTCCCTGGACGAGATGAAGCGGCTGCTGGGGGAGATCTACGGCGGACAGCACTCGGCCTTCCACTGCGGCGCCGGTGCGCACCCCGGCGGACCCGCAGCAGCCGCGGCCGCGGCCGTGGCCGCGCACCAGGTGCACCCCCTGATCGGGAGCGCGctcacctcctcctcccccagCTCGTCTCTGTCCAGCGCGCTCCCGGGGCTCACCTCCCTCACGTCCATCCGAGCCCCGCACGGGCTGATGAAGAGCTCCGGGGCGCCGGCCCCGCCGGGCCTGCAGCCCCCGGGCCTGCAGCCGCTGGGCTCCGGGTTCCAGCACTGGGCCGGCCTGCCCTGCCCCTGCACCATCTGCCAGGTGCCCCCTCCTCCTCACATCCCCATCACCTCCAGCGGCCTGACGAGACTCACGGGGGAGGGCAAGGACGGCATGAAATGA